In Nicotiana tabacum cultivar K326 chromosome 17, ASM71507v2, whole genome shotgun sequence, one DNA window encodes the following:
- the LOC107803606 gene encoding LOB domain-containing protein 10-like: MSSSNSPCAACKFLRRKCTQECVFAPYFPPDQPQKFANVHKVFGASNVAKLLNELNAAQREDAVNSLAYEADYRLRDPVYGCVGLISLLQHKLRQVQDDLLNAKKELATYIGPSAMLPILQPQGFLQPHHMNNPSSSTMMPLNMNPMLGMPTGVPHGGQLMIRDPQQQQQTIEAQQLAAAMAAREQQEMLRNYELQQQQQQQQQHPSQQQDIVRFNSGFDETGSVTATGFHQMSSSPISASLALGSYENNPYNLIQQPQQEQNNPHHHQQIHLQPQLLLQQPQQQTPQQPETPRQQQRAKSEEEGRSVGPSC; encoded by the coding sequence ATGTCGTCGTCAAATTCTCCGTGCGCAGCGTGCAAATTCTTACGCCGAAAATGCACCCAAGAGTGTGTTTTTGCACCGTATTTTCCACCAGATCAGCCTCAGAAATTCGCCAATGTCCACAAAGTCTTCGGTGCCAGTAACGTGGCTAAATTACTCAACGAACTCAATGCTGCTCAAAGGGAAGATGCGGTGAATTCCCTTGCCTATGAGGCTGACTATCGCCTGCGCGACCCAGTATATGGTTGTGTTGGCCTTATTTCATTGCTTCAACATAAGCTTAGGCAAGTTCAAGATGATTTACTGAATGCGAAAAAGGAATTAGCTACCTACATTGGGCCATCAGCAATGCTACCAATTCTTCAACCTCAAGGGTTTCTCCAACCGCATCATATGAATAATCCATCTTCTAgtactatgatgcctttgaatatgAACCCAATGTTAGGAATGCCAACTGGGGTCCCTCATGGTGGTCAGTTAATGATCCGTGACcctcagcagcagcagcagacaATTGAAGCTCAGCAGTTAGCAGCAGCAATGGCTGCAAGGGAACAACAGGAGATGCTTCGGAATTATGAGctgcaacagcaacaacaacagcagcagcagcatcCTTCTCAGCAACAAGATATTGTAAGGTTTAACAGTGGGTTTGACGAAACAGGCTCAGTGACTGCTACTGGATTTCACCAAATGAGTTCTTCACCCATATCAGCTTCGTTGGCTTTGGGCTCCTATGagaataatccttataatctGATTCAGCAGCCGCAACAGGAGCAAAATAATCCTCATCATCACCAGCAGATTCATCTTCAGCCACAGCTGTTGCTACAGCAACCACAGCAGCAGACACCGCAGCAACCAGAGACCCCGAGGCAGCAACAGAGAGCCAAAAGCGAAGAGGAGGGAAGGAGCGTCGGTCCTTCATGTTGA